Proteins encoded within one genomic window of Mesobacillus subterraneus:
- a CDS encoding Na+/H+ antiporter NhaC family protein, which yields MLNQSQSISLKTSEAAAVILLLLAGIGYGMIKLELMPHIPVLMGIGSLIIYGLLKKIKMAELEQSMTDGAKAGLGAVLIFFFIGMLVSSWIAAGTIPTLIFLAFELVTGKWFYAIVFIVTSIVGISIGSSLTTSAVIGVAFIAVSETLGFSLAITAGAVVSGAFLGDKMSPLSDTTILASSTVKVDLFEHIKNMSWTTVPAFFISLFLFAALSPELSLADFTKLGSLQSTLEVMNLVHWYSLIPLAIIAILAVKKVSSILTLGAGTLSAMIISMMVIPQEDWGTLPGILYTGYVSESGNEQLDSLLSRGGLESMFFSVSLVLLALSMGGLLFKLGVLPALLRGLASSMEKVPVLIGSTALSAIGINFLIGEQYLSILITGNTFAGHFEKAGLHPKNLSRVLEDAGTVLNPLVPWSVCGVFLSSVLEVSTIEYVPFAFFCLLSPVLTLAAGFTGITLSKTGENAVA from the coding sequence TAAACCAAAGCCAATCAATATCATTGAAAACTTCTGAGGCAGCTGCTGTTATATTATTGCTTCTGGCGGGGATCGGTTATGGCATGATAAAACTTGAACTAATGCCACACATTCCGGTCTTGATGGGGATCGGATCATTAATCATTTATGGGTTGTTGAAAAAAATCAAGATGGCTGAGCTAGAACAGAGTATGACTGATGGTGCCAAGGCAGGTCTGGGAGCTGTGCTGATTTTTTTCTTTATTGGCATGCTGGTCAGCAGCTGGATTGCTGCCGGGACCATACCTACCCTGATCTTTTTAGCATTTGAATTAGTGACTGGAAAGTGGTTTTATGCGATTGTCTTTATTGTCACATCTATTGTTGGGATAAGCATTGGCAGTTCACTGACTACTTCTGCTGTGATCGGTGTCGCGTTCATCGCAGTTAGTGAAACACTTGGCTTCTCATTGGCAATCACCGCCGGTGCGGTTGTTTCAGGCGCTTTCCTAGGTGATAAAATGTCACCGCTCTCGGACACAACGATTCTGGCGTCTTCTACTGTGAAAGTAGATCTATTTGAGCATATTAAAAATATGTCCTGGACGACGGTACCTGCATTCTTCATTTCACTATTCTTATTTGCCGCTTTGTCGCCAGAACTGAGTTTAGCTGACTTCACAAAACTTGGAAGCTTGCAAAGTACTCTTGAGGTGATGAATCTAGTACATTGGTACTCGCTGATTCCTCTGGCTATCATTGCGATACTTGCAGTGAAAAAAGTATCTTCTATTTTGACATTAGGAGCAGGAACCCTTTCAGCGATGATCATTAGCATGATGGTTATCCCACAAGAGGACTGGGGGACGCTTCCTGGAATTTTATATACCGGATACGTTTCTGAAAGCGGCAACGAACAGCTGGATTCGCTGTTGAGCCGCGGGGGGCTTGAGAGTATGTTTTTTTCAGTATCACTTGTACTCCTTGCTTTAAGCATGGGCGGATTGCTATTCAAGCTTGGTGTTCTTCCTGCACTTTTGCGAGGGCTTGCCAGCAGCATGGAAAAGGTGCCTGTCCTTATTGGATCTACAGCTTTATCTGCCATTGGAATCAACTTTTTGATCGGAGAGCAATATCTTTCGATCCTTATAACAGGCAATACATTTGCAGGACATTTCGAAAAAGCGGGCTTGCATCCCAAAAACCTCTCGCGCGTCCTTGAGGATGCCGGTACAGTACTCAATCCACTTGTTCCCTGGAGTGTGTGCGGCGTGTTCCTTAGCAGCGTCCTTGAAGTCAGCACGATAGAATACGTACCCTTTGCATTCTTTTGTTTGCTGTCACCGGTATTGACACTGGCAGCAGGATTTACCGGAATAACATTATCGAAAACAG